One genomic region from Acidobacteriota bacterium encodes:
- a CDS encoding twin-arginine translocation signal domain-containing protein, whose product MNDPNSHADLLRFPGRRRFLAAAAAAGCSCGLWAADNPAWKAAGRVGIPHAAIRMRSPNSALFGITPDETVEITFAEVLKVHGYCAGGAAFAFRMAQEAFRALYGERLPVRQGIRVKTSHHCCQAMALAYITGARGEFGAFRQQGDLTLLPEAEKKTVFTDKPTGKSVTLHMHLNPHETFEPLFQKTMKDPKYAPEVHRALNEKIAEYFSAPAERLFDIRP is encoded by the coding sequence ATGAACGACCCGAATTCGCACGCCGATCTCCTCCGTTTCCCCGGCCGCAGGCGTTTCCTGGCCGCCGCGGCCGCCGCCGGCTGCTCGTGCGGCCTGTGGGCCGCCGATAACCCCGCCTGGAAGGCCGCGGGCCGGGTGGGTATCCCGCACGCCGCGATCCGGATGCGGTCCCCCAATTCGGCCCTCTTCGGCATCACCCCCGACGAGACGGTCGAGATCACCTTCGCCGAGGTCCTCAAGGTCCACGGCTACTGCGCCGGCGGCGCCGCCTTCGCCTTCCGCATGGCCCAGGAGGCCTTCCGCGCCCTGTACGGCGAGCGGCTCCCGGTGCGGCAGGGGATCCGGGTGAAGACGTCGCACCACTGCTGCCAGGCGATGGCCCTGGCCTACATCACCGGGGCGCGCGGCGAGTTCGGCGCCTTCCGCCAGCAGGGGGACCTCACCCTCCTCCCCGAGGCGGAGAAAAAGACGGTCTTCACCGACAAGCCGACGGGGAAGAGCGTGACCCTTCACATGCACCTGAACCCGCACGAGACCTTCGAGCCCCTCTTCCAGAAGACGATGAAGGACCCGAAGTACGCGCCCGAAGTGCACCGCGCGCTCAACGAGAAGATCGCCGAGTATTTCTCCGCCCCGGCGGAGCGCCTCTTCGATATCCGGCCGTAG
- a CDS encoding nitric-oxide reductase large subunit, which translates to MSTETLKRAAIVCFVIALGGLLLGGFFANREAPPYPGRVLGPDGEVLFTKADILAGQDVFQRYGLMDHGSVWGHGSQRGMEFSAVTLHRAGARVREELALGAYGRPYAELAGEEKDLVDIRTRRMMKANAHDADADTLRLEPAQEAALAESLEFWERTFRDGDTGYGFLPGTVPTAEERRQLGRFFFWTAWVASAARPGSDYSYTNNWPHEPEVGNVATTETYVWTLAGIISLFVTLGLFIFWVHRDGLWYGEPKGVPLADKLIDMPLTPSQLAAAKFFLVVILLFLVQTSFGGLLAHYTVHPGSFYIPIVGSLIPYSWAKSWHLQLAIFWIATTWIASSIYLAPIIGGREPRRQRLLVEILFGAVLLVAVGSLVGQVLGINGLFGEGWFWFGHQGWEYLELGRFWQILLLVGLVGWLVIVYRAVSDRTQRIQDPDFRRLVHFYVLSAILVVVFFAFGLFFARGTHLTVADYWRWFVVHIWVESIFEFFGVAVISVLLVAMNLVSARGALRVAYFTAAIVFLSGILGTAHHYFWFGGPSLWLAVGSVFSSMEPVPLFGLVVRGLMEYKSIRKEGREFPYKWPMYFLIASSFWNFLGAGVFGFLINLPLVNYYEHGTYLTVNHAHGALFGVYGMLSVALLLFSWRGLVERRHWNDRLLKLSFWGLNAGLLTMTLGTLFPVGIAQVWTSYREGLWVAREVGFFERPLVGVLGVLRIVPDTVIIVFGVLPLAWFLLRTYRHLKAKKIAEGESVWERLGIRL; encoded by the coding sequence ATGTCAACGGAGACACTCAAAAGAGCGGCGATAGTCTGTTTTGTCATTGCCCTGGGCGGTTTGCTCCTGGGCGGGTTTTTCGCCAACCGCGAGGCGCCCCCCTACCCTGGGCGGGTTCTCGGCCCTGACGGAGAGGTGCTTTTCACGAAGGCCGACATCCTCGCCGGGCAGGACGTCTTCCAGCGCTACGGGCTGATGGACCACGGGAGCGTCTGGGGGCACGGGTCGCAGCGGGGGATGGAGTTTTCGGCCGTCACCCTGCACCGCGCCGGCGCCAGGGTGAGGGAGGAACTGGCGCTCGGGGCCTACGGGCGCCCCTACGCGGAGCTTGCCGGGGAGGAAAAGGACCTCGTCGACATCCGGACGCGCCGGATGATGAAGGCCAACGCCCATGACGCGGACGCGGACACCCTCCGGCTGGAGCCGGCCCAGGAGGCGGCGCTCGCCGAGAGCCTCGAGTTCTGGGAACGCACCTTCCGGGACGGCGACACCGGCTACGGCTTCCTGCCGGGGACGGTCCCGACGGCGGAAGAGCGAAGGCAGCTGGGACGCTTCTTCTTCTGGACCGCGTGGGTCGCCTCGGCCGCCCGCCCCGGCTCCGACTACAGCTACACCAACAACTGGCCCCACGAGCCGGAGGTCGGCAACGTCGCCACCACGGAGACCTATGTCTGGACCCTGGCCGGCATCATCTCCCTGTTCGTCACCCTGGGGCTCTTCATCTTCTGGGTCCACCGCGACGGGCTCTGGTACGGCGAGCCGAAGGGGGTGCCGCTCGCCGACAAGCTCATCGACATGCCGCTGACGCCGAGCCAGCTGGCGGCGGCCAAGTTCTTTCTCGTCGTCATCCTCCTCTTTTTGGTCCAGACGAGCTTCGGCGGGCTGCTGGCCCACTACACGGTCCACCCGGGGAGCTTCTACATCCCGATCGTGGGGAGCCTGATCCCCTACAGCTGGGCCAAGTCCTGGCACCTGCAGCTGGCCATCTTCTGGATCGCCACCACCTGGATCGCCTCCTCGATCTACCTGGCCCCCATCATCGGGGGACGCGAACCCCGCAGGCAGCGCCTGCTGGTCGAGATCCTGTTCGGGGCGGTCCTCCTCGTAGCCGTCGGGAGCCTGGTGGGGCAGGTGCTCGGGATCAACGGGCTGTTCGGCGAGGGGTGGTTCTGGTTCGGGCACCAGGGGTGGGAATACCTGGAGCTCGGCAGGTTCTGGCAGATCCTCCTTCTGGTCGGGCTGGTGGGGTGGCTCGTCATCGTCTACCGCGCCGTGTCCGACCGCACCCAGCGCATCCAGGATCCCGATTTCCGCCGGCTGGTCCATTTTTACGTGCTGAGCGCCATCCTCGTGGTCGTCTTCTTCGCCTTCGGCCTCTTCTTCGCCCGGGGGACTCACCTGACGGTGGCCGACTACTGGCGCTGGTTCGTGGTCCACATCTGGGTGGAGAGCATCTTCGAGTTCTTCGGGGTGGCCGTCATCTCGGTCCTCCTGGTCGCCATGAACCTGGTCTCGGCCAGGGGCGCGCTCAGGGTGGCCTATTTCACCGCCGCCATCGTATTCCTGAGCGGCATCCTGGGGACCGCCCACCACTACTTCTGGTTCGGGGGGCCGTCGCTCTGGCTCGCCGTCGGCTCGGTCTTCTCCTCGATGGAGCCGGTGCCGCTTTTCGGCCTGGTGGTCCGGGGGCTGATGGAGTACAAATCGATCCGGAAGGAGGGGCGGGAGTTCCCCTACAAGTGGCCGATGTATTTTCTCATCGCCAGCTCTTTCTGGAACTTCCTCGGGGCCGGCGTCTTCGGCTTCCTGATCAACCTCCCGCTGGTCAACTACTACGAGCACGGGACCTACCTGACGGTCAACCACGCGCACGGGGCCCTGTTCGGCGTCTACGGCATGCTCTCGGTGGCGCTCCTCCTCTTCTCCTGGCGCGGCCTGGTCGAACGGAGACACTGGAACGACCGTCTCCTCAAGCTGTCCTTCTGGGGCCTGAACGCCGGGCTGCTGACCATGACGCTCGGCACCCTCTTCCCGGTCGGCATCGCCCAGGTCTGGACAAGCTACAGGGAGGGGCTCTGGGTGGCGCGCGAGGTGGGCTTCTTCGAGCGCCCGCTGGTCGGGGTGCTGGGAGTGCTGCGGATCGTGCCCGACACCGTCATCATCGTCTTCGGCGTCCTCCCGCTCGCCTGGTTCCTGCTGAGAACCTACCGGCACCTGAAGGCGAAGAAGATCGCCGAGGGGGAGTCGGTCTGGGAGCGGCTGGGAATCAGGCTGTAG
- a CDS encoding 4Fe-4S binding protein yields the protein MDFNQKQRSPGIARTRTLVQAGFGLFCLWAGYRFYGFYLWALERSDTYVPRPPSVEAFLPISALLALKRLLLTGLWDRVHPAGLTIFIAALVVAWALRKGFCGWICPAGLVSNLLEKAGRPIALPPLPRWVEYPLLSLKYLLLAFFAWVILVGMDLGAIDAFLRSPYNLAADAKMLQFFLPPSALTAGVLGFLVLVSLVIRNFWCRFLCPYGALLGLLALIGPLRVRRDPAACIDCGRCDRVCPGSIRVSRSRSVRRPECVGCMECVEACPREDCLTFAAGRRALPVRAFPLAVVGLFLLFYLGAVLTGRWETTIPPEMFQPLYRSAGELAHP from the coding sequence ATGGACTTCAATCAAAAACAACGGTCGCCCGGCATCGCCCGCACCCGCACGCTGGTGCAGGCGGGCTTCGGCCTGTTCTGCCTCTGGGCGGGGTACCGCTTTTACGGTTTCTACCTCTGGGCCCTGGAGCGGTCGGACACCTACGTGCCCCGCCCCCCCTCGGTGGAGGCCTTCCTCCCGATCAGCGCCCTGCTCGCGCTCAAGCGCCTGCTCCTGACCGGGCTCTGGGACCGGGTCCACCCCGCCGGGCTGACGATCTTCATCGCGGCCCTCGTCGTAGCCTGGGCCCTGCGCAAGGGGTTCTGCGGCTGGATCTGCCCCGCCGGCCTGGTTTCGAACCTGCTCGAGAAGGCGGGGCGCCCGATCGCCCTCCCCCCGCTCCCCCGGTGGGTGGAATACCCGCTCCTCAGCCTGAAATATCTCCTCCTCGCCTTTTTCGCCTGGGTCATCCTCGTCGGGATGGACCTCGGTGCGATCGACGCCTTCCTCCGCTCCCCCTACAACCTGGCGGCGGACGCCAAGATGCTCCAGTTCTTCCTCCCCCCCTCGGCGCTCACGGCCGGGGTGCTCGGCTTCCTGGTCCTGGTGTCGCTCGTGATCCGGAATTTCTGGTGCCGATTCCTCTGCCCCTACGGGGCGCTCCTGGGGCTCCTCGCGCTGATCGGCCCGCTGCGGGTCCGGAGGGATCCGGCCGCCTGCATCGACTGCGGCCGGTGCGACCGGGTCTGCCCGGGCTCGATCCGGGTGTCGCGCTCCCGGTCGGTGCGCCGCCCCGAGTGCGTCGGGTGCATGGAGTGCGTCGAAGCCTGCCCGCGCGAGGACTGTCTCACCTTCGCGGCCGGGAGGCGCGCCCTCCCCGTCCGCGCCTTCCCCCTGGCGGTGGTCGGGCTCTTTCTCCTCTTCTACCTGGGCGCGGTCCTGACCGGACGGTGGGAAACCACCATCCCGCCGGAGATGTTCCAGCCGCTGTACCGGTCGGCCGGGGAGCTCGCGCACCCCTGA
- a CDS encoding VOC family protein, whose protein sequence is MAALTVEGFHTILLCRRWEECVAFYRDLFGFRTVDSGPGFVEVEVAPGSHIGLVRSRRGGSPEGGDFALALTFRVPDLEKAREFLAARAPGVGDIIDHPWGARLFRMQDPEGRPLEIWTRQ, encoded by the coding sequence ATGGCTGCGTTGACGGTCGAAGGGTTTCACACCATCCTCCTCTGCCGCCGGTGGGAAGAGTGCGTCGCCTTCTACCGGGATCTCTTCGGCTTCAGGACCGTGGACTCCGGCCCCGGCTTCGTCGAAGTCGAGGTCGCGCCGGGATCGCACATCGGCCTGGTCCGGAGCAGGAGAGGAGGCTCCCCCGAAGGGGGCGATTTCGCGCTGGCCCTGACCTTCCGCGTCCCCGACCTCGAAAAGGCGCGCGAGTTCCTCGCGGCGCGCGCCCCGGGGGTGGGGGACATCATCGACCACCCCTGGGGCGCGCGCCTGTTCAGGATGCAGGACCCCGAGGGAAGACCCCTGGAGATCTGGACCCGGCAGTAA